From Oncorhynchus clarkii lewisi isolate Uvic-CL-2024 chromosome 26, UVic_Ocla_1.0, whole genome shotgun sequence, the proteins below share one genomic window:
- the LOC139385129 gene encoding fibroblast growth factor 3-like, whose amino-acid sequence MVIIQFLLLLSFLDQSKQDYLSPRLARTSGAPCARGQACDPRQRRDAGGRGGVYEHLGGAPRCRKLYCATKYHLQIHPSGKIDGSLEENNQFSIMEITAVDVGVVAIKGIFSGRYLAMNDKGRLYASDVFNQECEFLERIHELGYNTYASRHHSTLQPPAVGGSGKRRASAKRQWYVSINGKGRPRRGFKTRSTDKASLFLPRVLGNKDHEMVRKLRDSQRPPAGQQSPTMGRAEHRRRRHRARGRKGRTKRPGD is encoded by the exons ATGGTTATAATTCAGTTCCTGTTGTTGCTGAGTTTCTTGGACCAAAGCAAGCAGGATTATCTGTCTCCGAGGCTTGCTAGGACTTCAGGGGCGCCTTGTGCCAGGGGCCAGGCGTGTGACCCAAGGCAGCGGAGAGATGCTGGGGGACGCGGTGGAGTCTACGAGCACCTCGGAGGAGCACCAAGATGCAGAAAACTTTACTGTGCAACTAAATATCATTTGCAAATACACCCAAGCGGGAAAATAGACGGTTCTCTTGAGGAAAACAACCAATTTA GCATCATGGAGATCACAGCAGTGGATGTTGGAGTGGTAGCGATAAAGGGAATATTTTCCGGGAGGTATCTGGCCATGAATGATAAAGGACGTCTATACGCCTCG GATGTGTTCAACCAGGAGTGTGAGTTCCTGGAGCGGATTCATGAGCTGGGCTACAACACATATGCTTCACGACACCACTCCACCCTGCAGCCCCCTGCAGTGGGTGGCAGTGGCAAACGACGAGCCAGTGCCAAGAGGCAGTGGTATGTGTCCATCAATGGTAAAGGCCGGCCAAGGAGGGGCTTTAAGACACGCAGCACTGACAAAGCCTCCCTTTTCCTGCCTCGAGTGCTAGGCAATAAGGACCATGAGATGGTGCGAAAGCTCCGTGACAGCCAGAGGCCTCCAGCTGGACAGCAGAGTCCCACTATGGGCCGGGCTGAGCACCGGAGACGGAGACACCGGGCCCGTGGCAGAAAGGGCAGAACCAAGAGGCCTGGTGACTGA